GAGAGCAGGTTGGTAGAAAATTTTCATAACGCACCAAAGTTAATTTTGAGGAAGAGAGCGGACAGGTAACAAACCACTCCTCAAGGGTAAAAGAAGGGTACAACGACAAGAGAAGCCATTCTCTTGCACTTTGGGAGGAATTCTGTTTAACTACTTGTATTTACGATTTCTCTCCTAGAAAGCTGTCTTTTGCTAGTATTTCTAACTTAAATACAACAAACATGCATTTAATAACTATCAATGGCAGAGCGGATTACAAGCATATTTAAGCCTACACCCATGCAACTCAGGCATTCCTTCTCTCTAAACAAAAAACCCATATTCAACCCAACAAACGGGTGAGCATTGCTTAGAGGAAGGATAAGGAAATACTGGTTGATCCCTATGAAAGGGCTAAATCAATGGAGGAAGTGGAGATAGGTTGCTATTGCAAGACGTGTGACCTGCAGCCATCGTTTTTCGCCTTATTTCCAGAAAACAGTTTAAAAACGCTTTGTCTTTTAGATAGCACCCATCACATACATGGCTTCCATGGTTGGATTGACACTGCCCCCTTTGGGCTCAAGGGTGACGGCAAAGGCCTGGGCTTTTTCAATGGTTTTCATTCTAAGCAACGCATCTGAGGAAGAAGCCACTACGCCAGCATCTACGGGTTTGCCATCTACCAGCGCCCATAGTTGATACTGTTTGTCACTGGGGGCTTGGGGTAAAGAGGCCGGGTCTAGGAAAACTTCTTTGGTTGCTTGGTTCCAGAAAACTCTGGCTGCAGCCTTAGCGTGTTGCGGAGTTCCTTTTAAAGAGACAGGCTTGGTTTCAGGATCGCGTAACACGGCTAGAAAATTCTCAGTGCGGTCTGTGCGGTATTCTAACTGGCTGGTCTCATAGGCGTACTGCTTCACAGACTGCTGGGCAATAGTTAACTCCTTTTCAGAATCCTTCCATTGAAAGTACAGGTAGAAATTGGTAGCGGCACTTATCAAAAGCAGCAATATGGCCGCCACGCGCATACGGTCAGCGGTAGACTTCTTGCGGGCGTTGAAGAAGGCCTCCTCCATAGAGATCACCTTTGCCTCTGGTTCATTGGTGCTGGACTGCTGGGAAGGCTCATGCAACAGATTAATTTCTTGGTGTGGGACAGAACCAGACATGGAAACATCATGTCCTAATTTATGAATCTGCTGAAGAATTCTGTCTTGCAGGTACGCAGGCGGCGTCTGGGCATGGTACAGGGCATAGGCTTCCATGGCCAGATGCGCGTTTTCCAGCGCCGCTTTCACCTCTGGGTCCTGCGCCGCCCTACGGTCCACGTCTAAGCGTTCCGCGTCGTTCAGCCCCCCGGCTGCGTACACTTCCAGAATCCCGGACTCTATATACTCCTGTGTATTCAACGCTATTTGATTAATTTGCCCAATGCTTTAATGGCCATGCGGGCGCGGGTTTTGACGGTGCCTAAAGGAATGTTCAAGGTTTCGGCCACCTCTGTCTGGGTGTAGCCCCCAAAATACATCATGTCAATGATGACCTTCTGGTCTGGAATGAGCTTTTCAGTGATCTCCTTGATTCCAATATGATCTGGTCTAATGCCTTCGCTGCTTACCATGCCCCGGGTGTTGGCGTCTTCCACGGGATCTGTTTTTGAACTTACGCGATATTGCTTTGACCGGATTTTATCAATGGCCAGATTCCGGCTGATGTTGAGCATCCAGGTGAAGAGTCTTCCCTTATGGGCGTCATAGCTGTCAAAAGAAGACCAGATCTTCACAAAACTTTCCTGCAACACATCCTCTGCCACTTCTTCTACCTTTACTATGCGCAGGATCACGCCGTACAGAGCAGCCGAATAATTCTTATACAGCAAGGCGATGGCTTTTTGGTCCTGGGCCCTCAAGCGCTCCACAAGAACTTCCTCAGAATCAATATTTACAGTAGTCTCCAAAAAGAAAAGGACGTTAAACGTAGCAATAATACATAAACCAACCTGTAAGAAAAAAGAGGCGAAGATATTTTGTCTGCCCGGGTAACCATCTTAACCACCGGTTGGTAGATTTGTTTAGGCAATCTGCCGTTTCTGAATACAATGCGTATCTATACGGTACCCATTCAGAAAGACTAAGTCTAAATACGTATTTCTTTCATTTATACCCAAAACCAACGCAATTTCCTCCACTCATGGCTATACAAACCATCAACCCCTATACCAACCAAGTAGTCAAAGACTTTGAGCCCGCCAGCGCCCAACAAGTAGAAAAAGTGCTACAGACGGCAGAAGACACGTTCCAGTCCTGGCGTAGCACCCACTTTGACCACCGCGCCCAGCTCATGCACAAGGCCGGCCAGGAACTGGAAAACCGCACCAACCATTACGCCCGCCTCATCTCCCTGGAAATGGGCAAGCCCCTTAAACAAGCCCGCTCCGAAGTCCAGAAATGCGCCAAGGTGTGTCATTATTATGCAGACCACGCCCAGGAGTTTCTGCAAGACGAGGACATTGCCACAGACGCCACGCGCAGCTTCATTAGCTATGAACCCATGGGTGTGGTACTGGCCGTCATGCCCTGGAACTTCCCGTTCTGGCAGGTGTTTAGGTTTGCGGCCCCGGCTCTCATGGCGGGCAACGTGGGCATTTTAAAGCACGCCTCCAACGTGCCACAATGCGCCCTCGCCATTCAGGAAGTGTTTGAAAACGCCGGCTTCCCGAAGGGTTGTTTCCAGTCCTTGCTCATTGGTTCTAAGGAAGTAGACGCGCTCATCAAAGACCCGCGCATTAAGGCGGTCACGCTTACGGGCAGCGAAGGCGCCGGCGCCAAGGTGGCCTCCACGGCCGGGCAGGAAATCAAGAAGACAGTGCTGGAACTGGGCGGATCAGATGCGTTCATAGTTCTAGCTGATGCAGACATTGACGCCGTTTCTGAGAAAGCCGTGCAGGCCCGCCTCATCAACACGGGGCAAAGCTGCATTGCCGCCAAACGCTTTATCATTGAGCAGTCCATTGCCGAGCCGTTTTTGGCCGCTTTTTCTGAAAAGATGCAAAAACTGAAAACCGGCAACCCGCTGGAGGACGAAGACATTGACTATGGCCCTCTGGCGCGGGTTGACCTGGCCCAGGAACTCACAGACCAGGTAGAGCGCTCTATCCAAGCCGGCGCGAAACTCTATCTGAAAGGCGGCCAGAAGGACAAAGACAGCGCCGTTTTCCATCCCGCCATTCTCACGCACATTGAAAAAAGAAACCCCGCCTACGAGGAAGAGTTCTTCGGGCCAGTGGCGCTGGTGTTCATTGCCCAGGACGCCGAGGACGCCATCAGGATTGCCAATGACTCTCCCTTTGGCCTGGGCGGCTCCATCTGGACCAAAGACATTAAGCGCGGGCAGGAACTGGCCAGGAAAGTAGAGGCTGGGGCTGTGTTTGTGAACGCCGTGGTGGCCTCAGACCCTGCCCTGCCGTTTGGCGGCATCAAGAAATCTGGCTACGGCCGCGAGCTTTCTTATGTGGGCATCCGGGAGTTTGTAAACCAAAAAACCATCTGGGTGAGTACGCCTCAGGAATAGCCCAGTAGTTTGTAGGTAAGAACGCCTACCCATTCATGAAGGAGGCGGGTCCAGTCCTGGAGAGCCTCGGCAGAAGGGATGAGCAGATCATCCAAATGGAAACTCCTATCGTGGGTCTGGAAATCGGCGGGAAACGTGTCGAAGTTCAGGCCCACTTTTTCAAAGCATGCTTGAGCCCGCCGCATGTGAAACGCCGATGTAATGAGCAGCAGCCTCTGCAGTTCTGGGTGTTGGCTTAGCAGCTCCTTGGTGTACAAAGCATTTTCTCTGGTGTTGCGGCTGCGCTGCTCTATTAGGATGTCCTGCTTCGGCACCCCGGCATACAAGGCGGTCTGTTCCAGGTTTTCGGCCTCTGTCCTGACCACGTCCTTGATGGCTCCAGAACCACCCGTGATGATGATCTTTTGCACGCGCCCCATCTTGTACAGTTGCACGGCATCCAGAATCCGTTCGGCGCCTTCGTTAAAATGCACCCGGTCATGCGGCGATCTGTTCACCTCTGTCACGCCCGTGAGCACAATGGCTGCATCATAGTTTTTGACGTCTTTCATCAAAACCGCCTCGGGCTCCCAGGCCAGCCACACCTCATTGGAGATAAACGGATTTGAAAAGAAGAACAGCAGCACCAACCCCACCCGGAACGCCCATCTTTTTTTCCCCTGATTCCTGGAAAACAGGCCAAAAACGAAAACCGCCATGATCCAGAGAAACGGCGAGGTGAGGTACTGCAACAATTTTGAGAGAATGAAAAACATAGTTCGTTCACAGGAGGCCAATGCCATGTTGCATTTCAGGTAGGAATTGGCCACCGCCACCTGGGTTCTTTTTACCCGAAATGCCTACTCAAAGAAACGGCGCACCAGCCAAAGCACCAAACTCAGCAGCACGCTCAACAACAACATAGTGGTAAACGGCGCGAAAAACTTGAACTCAGGTTTGTCTATCCTTACATCGCCAGGCAGCCGGCCAAACCAATCCACCCGTGGTCCCACCAGCCAAAGGACTAAGCCCATGATGATGAGAATGGTGCCGAGGAGGATTAATGTTTTGCTCATTGGTTGCATGAGGAAGCGGAGGTTGGTGTAGCGGTTTTATACGGAAAATTAGGCTTTCGTATATCCATCCGTTTTTGGCTTGTTTTCTGGGAAACAGGCCAAAAGCCCCACCCCAACAGAGAGGGGCTTTTTTATTTACATCTGCTGACGCTGGCGTGAGTCTCCTGACTCGTAACTTTGGATGACGGGTAGTCTCCAGACTACTCTCGCGGGCATCGCGAAGCAAGTGCACATTGCTTTCTTCTGCTGGAGTTGATCAGTAATAGTATTCATGCCCTACCCCCTTCAAATAGGGACGATATGCGTGAGAGACCAGCCAGTGCCTGGTCTCTCACGCATTGCTTTATTCTACCGAGCTTACCACCCCCTATTAAAATAGAAGTGGAGCATTTGATTTGTTGATGCCCCCCTTCGCTCGCCTCAAGAGGGGAATCAGAGGCAGGAGCCGCAATTGGTGCAGAAGCTTGTAGGTTTCACAGATGGTTAGAAACCCTTCCAAAAGACACTTTACTTTAAGGAGGTTTTCAAAAGCCTTTAGATTTCGTTTTTGACCTTCTTTCCAGAGAATAAGCCAAAAACGGCAATTTACATTAACACAGAAAGCCCCTTAGTTTAATCTTAGTCAAACAGATACACTACTTTAAACTCCTCATTCAACTTTAGGGCGGCGTCAAAGCTGTTGCCGGTTTTAGGGGAAATGAAGCCTTTGATTTTAGCGGTCTTGCCTTTGGTGAGCAAGGCCGAGAGGTGGCTTTCGCTTAAAGTGCGGCCGTGTAGTTCAAAGGGAACTACAAATTGACAGCCCTCTTTGTAGCGGCTGCAACCGTAGGCACTTTTGCCTTTGAGCATCTGGCCCTGCTGGCATTTGGGGCAGATCCAGACGGAGGGCTTTTTAGTTTTGGGCTCGGCCTTTTCTGCATGAAGGGCAA
The nucleotide sequence above comes from Nibribacter ruber. Encoded proteins:
- a CDS encoding anti-sigma factor, coding for MNTQEYIESGILEVYAAGGLNDAERLDVDRRAAQDPEVKAALENAHLAMEAYALYHAQTPPAYLQDRILQQIHKLGHDVSMSGSVPHQEINLLHEPSQQSSTNEPEAKVISMEEAFFNARKKSTADRMRVAAILLLLISAATNFYLYFQWKDSEKELTIAQQSVKQYAYETSQLEYRTDRTENFLAVLRDPETKPVSLKGTPQHAKAAARVFWNQATKEVFLDPASLPQAPSDKQYQLWALVDGKPVDAGVVASSSDALLRMKTIEKAQAFAVTLEPKGGSVNPTMEAMYVMGAI
- a CDS encoding RNA polymerase sigma factor, whose amino-acid sequence is METTVNIDSEEVLVERLRAQDQKAIALLYKNYSAALYGVILRIVKVEEVAEDVLQESFVKIWSSFDSYDAHKGRLFTWMLNISRNLAIDKIRSKQYRVSSKTDPVEDANTRGMVSSEGIRPDHIGIKEITEKLIPDQKVIIDMMYFGGYTQTEVAETLNIPLGTVKTRARMAIKALGKLIK
- a CDS encoding NAD-dependent succinate-semialdehyde dehydrogenase, which codes for MAIQTINPYTNQVVKDFEPASAQQVEKVLQTAEDTFQSWRSTHFDHRAQLMHKAGQELENRTNHYARLISLEMGKPLKQARSEVQKCAKVCHYYADHAQEFLQDEDIATDATRSFISYEPMGVVLAVMPWNFPFWQVFRFAAPALMAGNVGILKHASNVPQCALAIQEVFENAGFPKGCFQSLLIGSKEVDALIKDPRIKAVTLTGSEGAGAKVASTAGQEIKKTVLELGGSDAFIVLADADIDAVSEKAVQARLINTGQSCIAAKRFIIEQSIAEPFLAAFSEKMQKLKTGNPLEDEDIDYGPLARVDLAQELTDQVERSIQAGAKLYLKGGQKDKDSAVFHPAILTHIEKRNPAYEEEFFGPVALVFIAQDAEDAIRIANDSPFGLGGSIWTKDIKRGQELARKVEAGAVFVNAVVASDPALPFGGIKKSGYGRELSYVGIREFVNQKTIWVSTPQE
- a CDS encoding YdcF family protein — protein: MFFILSKLLQYLTSPFLWIMAVFVFGLFSRNQGKKRWAFRVGLVLLFFFSNPFISNEVWLAWEPEAVLMKDVKNYDAAIVLTGVTEVNRSPHDRVHFNEGAERILDAVQLYKMGRVQKIIITGGSGAIKDVVRTEAENLEQTALYAGVPKQDILIEQRSRNTRENALYTKELLSQHPELQRLLLITSAFHMRRAQACFEKVGLNFDTFPADFQTHDRSFHLDDLLIPSAEALQDWTRLLHEWVGVLTYKLLGYS
- a CDS encoding DUF2905 domain-containing protein, which gives rise to MSKTLILLGTILIIMGLVLWLVGPRVDWFGRLPGDVRIDKPEFKFFAPFTTMLLLSVLLSLVLWLVRRFFE